In Saccharomyces paradoxus chromosome XVI, complete sequence, the genomic stretch tataaaataaatacaaTCTCAGGATTGCTATCTATTTATGTTCACGTCAAACTTTGTATACAGCTACAAaagattttcaatataCTAGTCAAAGCACTGTCCTTGTTGTCATTGCCATTGTTATTATAATTCTGGACTTGGCCTTGAGGTTTCCCTCCATTGTTGTTATATTGAGGTTGCGGTTGGGCATTGTATTGATTAGCGGGAACATTAACTCCGGAGCCATCCACTGGCACTTGCACACCTTGCAACTCGAGCACTAAGACTCCTgaatttcctttttccaaatGGTTGCTGATACCATGCTGAGCACAGAACTCTTCAATCGATGGTTTGAGCTTTGCTATTCCGTTTTGGGAATGCAACCCTTTTCCAACAATAACGTTCAATTGTGGTTCATTATGCTCAATGGCGAatttgattcttttttggagAATAAATAGGGCTTCTTTAACGTATAATCCATGTAAATCAATTTCACTACTGGAAGAGTCAGCATTGTTCTCTACAAACACATATTCTGCCGCTTGCATATTAAAATCTTCTGCGATTTTCAGTTGTGCCTTACTCTTCTCGCTTAATTCATGAGCTAGCTTCTTGTCTCCCCGTTGGTAAGCGGTTTGCGATTCATGACTAAGttgttctcttttcttgtatGCTTCATCTGCTAGTTTTCTCAGTCTTTgatattcttcatcagtGCTATGGTTGTAGTCCCTTATAGGGTTCTGAGTTCCGACAACTACTCCACCTGTTCCGTTCATAGTTTTGGGTACGGCGCTTTAATTTAAACCGACTCATGGTTGCGTACAATGGTGgttgctttttcttgttttctcGAAAGGCTTCACCTTTTAATTAAGCCGCTCCATGTTGGAACGTTTCCATttaaccatttttttttctcgcGTAGAACCAAATGGACTAGCAATTAAAATCCGTACATATTTAGACCCATTTCAGCTCGcctattattttttcagttttgCAGTTCGCTCTTGTATACATTACAGTACAGGTACATCCACGCGCACCTGGAAAAGCGTATAAAAGTGAAATAATTCAGATTAATTTTTATTGTGTTTTGGGACAGAGCCTGGTAATTATTGCAATACACGCTGTAAAGTaatttgataataaaaatcCGCATCCACAACATAATGTCCGCTCAGTATGTCAAAAATAAGAACAGGACCTTATTTGATAACTAATTTGTTATCGGTTacatttgaatttgaagtaCCCAAATTGCTAAAACTTCAGAAGGACGAATGCACATTACATTCAAACAACTGTTTTAATTATTCTAATCTGTGGTAGTTGGGCTTAATCAAAAGAGATACTTAAGTTAGTTTGTCTACTTGAGTATTTTTCGTAGGggaatttcatttttaatgaaCAAAGACATTGTTTGTTAATATCTATTACTTGTAATACACcaataatttcattaaTAGATATTTCCGGCGTGTCTCTGCATCTCCCTTCCATCGAATGAAAAGTGGTGTTTTCAATTCGATGTAACTGAATTTTTGTTCCTTATAGGACTTCTTTGCtaacattttttcatttttgaatagaAAAATCTTGACTCCCGAATctcaattgaagaagactAAAGCTCAAAAAAAGACTGCAGAACAAATTTCTGCAGAAAGAGCTGCCCGTAAAGCCGTATGTTCATTACCAAGTTTGAAAGATATTATCATTCCTTTTACAGTGAGTTCACAGaaatattaatattttaCTACTGTATTCTTCCTTCGGTTTTACATTTACTTGACATATGTTAATGCGAACGATTTTTTTCGTTGACAATTTTCCACTTTTTGCTACgtcttatttttcaatgatgaAAACTAACCTTATTCTCGACTAGTCTTTGACAATGCTGTCGTTTAATCACCATCTTTCGGCTGACTAGTaaagaaagacaaaaaagTGAATATGCCAAGAATTTGCAAGCCCAAGCTAAGTTTTATGTTAGGAAATATTATTGTGCATATCTCCCTCTTCACTGATATGGAATGATACTATAAACTAAATGTATTTACCTTACTAACATCAATCAAACGATTCTTGATAACATTATTCTAGGctaacaaggaaaaaagagctatcattttggaaagaaacGCTGTTTACCAAAAGGAATACGAAACTGCTGAAAGAGAAATCATTCAAGCCAAGCGTGATGCCAAGGCTACTGGTTCCTACTACGTCGAAGCTCAACACAAGTTGGTCTTTGTCGTTAGAATCAAGGGTATTAACAAGATCCCACCTAAGCCAAGAAAGGTTTTGCAATTGCTAAGATTGACCAGAATCAACTCCGGTACTTTCGTCAAAGTTACTAAGGCTACCTTGGAACTATTGAAGTTGATTGAGCCATACGTTGCTTATGGTTACCCATCATACTCTACTATCAGGCAATTAGTCTACAAGAGAGGTTTCGGTAAGATCAACAAGCAAAGAATTCCTTTGTCCGACAACGCTATCATCGAAGCCAACTTGGGTAAGTATGGTATCTTATCCATTGACGATTTGATTCATGAGATCATTACTGTCGGCCCACACTTCAAGCAAGCCAACAACTTCTTGTGGCCATTCAAGTTGTCCAACCCATCTGGTGGTTGGGGTGTCCCAAGAAAGTTCAAGCACTTTATCCAAGGTGGTTCTTTCGGTAACCGTGAAgaattcatcaacaaaTTGGTTAAGGCCATGAACTAGGGTTATGTCGTATGGCAACAATCTCGATgtataataaataatatttctCTTCATATACGCATATATCTATGACCGGGCTCCTAATAGAATAACTGACTGGAATAATAGTGCAAACTCCTTTATTTCTATATGTAGTTGAGTTTTTATTCAGGAACAGCCGGAAAATCTTGTCACATATTATTATCCCTATAGTTAGTTCCGCGCGGTTCGATCCGTGCAATTATACTTTCAACAGTGGCAGCATAAAGGCctattataaaaaaaaaggaatagTAAACGAAGTGCTTTTTTGTCTCTTAAAATATTTAGTTTGACAACTGCCAGTGTTCCAGCCATCCATTATTCGGTGAGGAGCAACAATGTTTGGAGTCAAAGATGCTATATTTAAGATCAAACGTTCCCTTGCGGGTACAGATTCTTCTGATTCCACTGCGTACACAACAGCAAGTGAATCTTCGCCTCAATTAAAAGATTCCCATAACCCCTTTCGAAATAAGACAACATCCAAGAGACCTATAGTTGAGGAATGTTCTCTACCACCAGTAAGATTGAATGGCTACTTACCCTCAACTAAAAACAAACTTCTTACACCTGAAATGTGCGATGAAATAAGAACTTTAATGCCCACAAGGATACAGTTGTACACCGAGTGGAACCTCCTATACAGTCTTGAGCAACACGGATCTTCATTGCATTCCCTGTATAGTAATGTTGCTCCAGATAGCAAGGAATTTAGAAGAGTGGGGTATGTATTAGTAATCAAGGATCGTAAAAATGGAATCTTTGGAGCTTACAGTAATGAAGCTTTTCATCCTAACGAACATAGGCAATACACGGGGAATGGGGAATGTTTTTTATGGAAGCTGGATAAAGTACCTGATGTTAACATATCTGAAAAGGAGGGATTTGAGCAAGAAGGTAAAGAGGAGAGATGGAGGTTCTCAGGTTATCCTTACACTGGAGTTAACGAATTTGCTATATACTGTACATCTGAATTTCTCTCAATGGGTGCAGGTGATGGTCATTATGGCCTCTTGTGCGATGATGGCCTACTCCATGGCGTATCAAACCCTTGTCAAACGTATGGCAATGAAGTCTTGAGTAAGGAAGGcaacaaattttctatAGTAGCTTTGGAAGTATGGCGTGTAGGATAATGTCAGCTATTTAATATCGtactatatatatttatgaaTGAGAACCCCATAAATTTTAGCGGAAAACTCCATTCAGTGGTGTATGCCGTACTGCCAGTCAAAAACTGGTCAACACACTCCTAATAGTTACATGTTTCTATGAGTGAAAGGATAGATAGGCAAAGAAAACATTTAAAGTAATTTATTGATTAttataatcttttttttattttcttctttactTCTCATTACATGCAGGCTGGGAAAAATTACCATTTGCAATCTCcaaatgtgaaaaaaaaaaaagaaatcaagatACGAACGTACCTGAAGTGGGAGAGGCAGTGATAGCAACCAAAAAAGCACAACATATTGTCATGACCTCTCTGTATGCCCCCGGGACGGAGGATATTAGGCAAAGGCTACGCCCTTTTgggtttttctttgagaaATCATTGAAGGATCTGAT encodes the following:
- a CDS encoding Smr domain-containing protein (similar to YPL199C): MNGTGGVVVGTQNPIRDYNHSTDEEYQRLRKLADEAYKKREQLSHESQTAYQRGDKKLAHELSEKSKAQLKIAEDFNMQAAEYVFVENNADSSSSEIDLHGLYVKEALFILQKRIKFAIEHNEPQLNVIVGKGLHSQNGIAKLKPSIEEFCAQHGISNHLEKGNSGVLVLELQGVQVPVDGSGVNVPANQYNAQPQPQYNNNGGKPQGQVQNYNNNGNDNKDSALTSILKIFCSCIQSLT
- the OXR1 gene encoding Oxr1p (similar to YPL196W), which gives rise to MFGVKDAIFKIKRSLAGTDSSDSTAYTTASESSPQLKDSHNPFRNKTTSKRPIVEECSLPPVRLNGYLPSTKNKLLTPEMCDEIRTLMPTRIQLYTEWNLLYSLEQHGSSLHSLYSNVAPDSKEFRRVGYVLVIKDRKNGIFGAYSNEAFHPNEHRQYTGNGECFLWKLDKVPDVNISEKEGFEQEGKEERWRFSGYPYTGVNEFAIYCTSEFLSMGAGDGHYGLLCDDGLLHGVSNPCQTYGNEVLSKEGNKFSIVALEVWRVG